The following are encoded in a window of Mycobacterium vicinigordonae genomic DNA:
- a CDS encoding NADP-dependent isocitrate dehydrogenase: MSAEQPTIIYTLTDEAPLLATYAFLPIVRAFAEPAGINVKTSDISVAARILAQFPDYLDEDQRVPDNLGELGKLTQDPDTNIIKLPNISASVPQLLAAIKELQDKGYKIPDFPGNPKTDEEKEIRQRYANCLGSAVNPVLREGNSDRRAPKAVKEYARKHPHSMGEWSMASRTHVATMKHGDFYHGEKSMTLDKARNVRMELVTKGGETVVLKPKVSLQDGDIIDSMFMSKKALCDFYEEQIEDAHKTGVMFSLHVKATMMKVSHPIVFGHAVKVFYRDAFEKHQALFDELGVNVNNGLVDLYNKIESLPASQHDEIIRDLHACHEHRPELAMVDSAKGISNFHSPSDVIVDASMPAMIRLGGKMYGADGRTKDTKAVNPESTFSRIYQEMINFCKTHGQFDPTTMGTVPNVGLMAQQAEEYGSHDKTFEIPEAGVANIVDIDSGEVLLSQDVEPGDIWRMPIVTDAAIQDWVKLAVTRARNSGMTAVFWLDTERPHEAELRKKVKKYLKDHDTEGLEIQIMPQVWAMRYTMERVVRGQDTIAVTGNILRDYLTDLFPILELGTSAKMLSIVPLMAGGGMYETGAGGSAPKHVHQLVEENHLRWDSLGEFLALGACFEDVGIKTKNERAKILGTTLDAAIGKLLDENKSPSRKTGELDNRGSQFYLAMYWAQELAAQDDDKELKKHFGPLAEALAKNEKKIVAELNGAQGDEVDIGGYYYPDADKTAAVMRPSETFNEALAASLD; encoded by the coding sequence ATGAGCGCCGAGCAGCCGACCATCATCTACACGCTGACCGACGAGGCGCCACTGCTGGCGACCTACGCCTTTCTGCCGATCGTGCGCGCCTTCGCCGAGCCGGCCGGCATCAACGTCAAGACCAGCGACATCTCGGTCGCCGCCCGCATCCTGGCCCAGTTCCCTGACTATCTAGACGAAGACCAGCGCGTCCCGGACAACCTCGGCGAACTGGGCAAGCTGACCCAGGATCCCGACACCAACATCATCAAGCTGCCAAACATCAGCGCCTCGGTTCCGCAACTACTCGCGGCCATCAAAGAGCTGCAGGACAAGGGCTACAAGATCCCCGACTTTCCCGGCAACCCCAAGACCGATGAGGAAAAAGAAATCCGCCAGCGCTACGCCAACTGCCTGGGCAGTGCGGTGAATCCCGTGCTGCGGGAAGGTAATTCGGACCGACGCGCGCCCAAGGCAGTCAAGGAGTACGCGCGCAAGCACCCGCACAGCATGGGCGAGTGGTCGATGGCATCGCGCACGCATGTCGCCACCATGAAGCACGGCGACTTCTACCACGGCGAAAAGTCGATGACCCTGGACAAGGCCCGTAACGTCCGAATGGAACTGGTCACCAAGGGCGGTGAGACGGTCGTGCTCAAGCCGAAGGTGTCACTGCAGGACGGCGACATCATCGACAGCATGTTCATGAGCAAGAAGGCGCTGTGCGACTTCTACGAAGAGCAGATCGAAGATGCACACAAGACCGGCGTGATGTTCTCCCTGCACGTCAAGGCGACCATGATGAAGGTCAGCCACCCAATCGTCTTCGGGCATGCGGTAAAGGTCTTTTATAGGGACGCTTTTGAAAAACACCAGGCACTGTTCGACGAGCTGGGCGTCAACGTGAACAACGGCCTGGTGGACCTCTACAACAAGATCGAGTCGCTGCCCGCGTCGCAACACGACGAGATCATTAGGGACCTGCACGCCTGCCATGAGCATCGTCCGGAGCTGGCCATGGTCGATTCGGCGAAGGGCATCTCGAACTTCCACTCACCCAGCGATGTGATCGTCGACGCGTCGATGCCTGCCATGATCCGCCTCGGCGGCAAGATGTACGGCGCGGACGGACGGACCAAGGACACCAAGGCGGTGAACCCCGAATCCACGTTCTCCCGGATCTACCAGGAGATGATCAACTTCTGCAAAACCCACGGCCAATTCGACCCGACCACCATGGGCACCGTGCCCAACGTGGGCCTGATGGCGCAGCAGGCCGAGGAATACGGCAGCCACGACAAGACCTTCGAGATCCCGGAGGCCGGAGTTGCGAACATCGTCGACATCGACAGCGGCGAGGTCCTGCTGAGCCAGGACGTCGAGCCCGGTGACATCTGGCGGATGCCCATCGTCACCGACGCGGCGATCCAAGACTGGGTGAAGCTGGCCGTCACGCGGGCACGCAACTCCGGCATGACCGCTGTCTTCTGGCTGGACACCGAACGGCCACACGAGGCTGAGTTGCGCAAGAAGGTGAAGAAGTACCTCAAGGACCACGACACCGAGGGCCTCGAGATCCAGATCATGCCCCAGGTGTGGGCAATGCGATACACAATGGAGCGGGTGGTCCGGGGGCAGGACACCATCGCCGTGACGGGCAACATCCTGCGTGACTACCTCACAGACCTGTTCCCCATTTTGGAGCTGGGCACCAGCGCGAAGATGCTGTCCATCGTTCCGCTGATGGCCGGCGGCGGCATGTACGAGACGGGTGCCGGCGGTTCGGCCCCCAAACACGTCCACCAGCTGGTCGAGGAGAACCACCTGCGTTGGGATTCGCTTGGCGAGTTCCTAGCGCTGGGAGCCTGTTTCGAGGACGTGGGCATCAAGACCAAGAACGAGCGGGCCAAGATCCTCGGCACGACGCTGGACGCGGCTATTGGCAAGCTGCTGGACGAGAACAAGAGCCCGTCGCGCAAGACCGGCGAGCTGGACAACCGGGGCAGCCAGTTCTACCTTGCCATGTACTGGGCACAGGAACTGGCCGCGCAGGACGACGACAAAGAGCTCAAGAAACATTTCGGTCCCCTCGCCGAAGCGTTGGCAAAGAACGAGAAGAAGATCGTCGCCGAACTCAACGGAGCCCAAGGTGACGAGGTTGACATCGGCGGCTACTACTACCCCGACGCCGACAAGACCGCCGCGGTGATGCGCCCGAGCGAGACATTCAATGAAGCACTTGCCGCCTCTCTGGATTAG
- a CDS encoding VOC family protein, which produces MASVFGRVHLGYVVVETEKFADWRRFGSDAIGMHFDQTLPDVHRFRLDDHTCRFLLKRGPAEDVAALGWEVDDHNTFDEILARVRNHGVPVTDGTSEETAIRGVERMARFAGPNRLAQEIFTRPQGGDIPASIRGRFVTGASGLGHVALTSKKPHQVHGYYETVFDARLTDFIDETISGLKFKIRFLRVNERHHSVAIAAVNRLPLNPIRTRVQHCNIQVADLDDMTAAYQRVRQLGFDMALGIGQHTNDRELSFYALTPSGFEWEVGWNPIVVDETTWEPTTYQGISIWGHTPEGQTIVDKLSQFKVAAASLVHREDTVLTIPRA; this is translated from the coding sequence GTGGCTAGCGTGTTCGGCCGGGTACACCTGGGCTACGTCGTTGTCGAGACAGAGAAGTTCGCCGACTGGCGAAGGTTCGGCAGCGACGCCATCGGCATGCATTTCGACCAGACGCTGCCCGACGTGCATCGGTTTCGGCTCGATGACCACACCTGCCGGTTCCTGCTGAAGCGTGGCCCCGCCGAAGATGTCGCAGCACTGGGTTGGGAAGTGGACGACCATAACACTTTTGACGAGATCCTGGCCCGCGTCAGAAATCACGGCGTGCCCGTCACCGACGGGACATCCGAGGAAACGGCGATTCGAGGTGTCGAGCGAATGGCCCGGTTCGCCGGTCCCAATAGACTAGCCCAGGAGATCTTCACCCGGCCGCAGGGCGGCGACATCCCGGCCTCGATCCGTGGCAGATTCGTCACGGGCGCATCCGGATTGGGACACGTCGCCCTTACCAGCAAGAAGCCGCACCAAGTGCACGGCTACTACGAGACGGTCTTCGACGCCAGGCTCACCGACTTCATCGACGAGACCATCAGCGGCCTGAAGTTCAAGATCCGGTTTCTGCGGGTCAACGAACGACACCACTCGGTGGCCATCGCGGCGGTCAATCGGTTGCCGCTCAACCCGATTCGCACCCGGGTGCAGCACTGCAACATACAGGTGGCCGACCTCGACGACATGACCGCCGCCTACCAGCGCGTTCGGCAACTCGGCTTCGACATGGCGCTAGGCATTGGCCAACACACTAACGACAGGGAACTGTCCTTTTACGCGCTAACCCCGTCCGGCTTCGAATGGGAGGTCGGCTGGAACCCAATCGTGGTCGACGAAACAACCTGGGAGCCAACAACATACCAAGGTATTAGCATCTGGGGGCACACCCCGGAGGGGCAGACCATAGTCGACAAACTGAGCCAGTTCAAGGTCGCCGCCGCGTCGCTCGTGCACCGAGAAGACACGGTCTTGACCATTCCCAGAGCCTGA